The following are encoded in a window of uncultured Sphaerochaeta sp. genomic DNA:
- the rpoC gene encoding DNA-directed RNA polymerase subunit beta', with protein MKEIQDFDSIMIKLASPEQIRDWSYGEVKKPETINYRTLRPERDGLFCEKIFGTTKEWECYCGKFKSIRYKGVICDRCGVEVTNTKVRRERMGHISLAAPVSHIWYYRSVPSRMSMLLDISRNALQSVLYYEKYVVINAGDTSLKPKQLLSEEEFWQAREQYGDSFEAGMGAEAVRKLLVNLDLEELSRELREQMRQKADKADKRLLKRIEVCENFRDSGNRPEWMILTVIPVIPPDLRPMVQLDGGRFATSDLNDLYRRVINRNNRLDRLVKLNAPDIIIRNEKRMLQEAVDALFDNSKRKRVVKGASNRPLKSLSDMLKGKQGRFRQNLLGKRVDYSGRSVIVVGPELRMHQCGLPSKMALELYKPFIMKKLVQDGVVYNIKKAKSLVEEETDAVWSILDDVVKDHPVLLNRAPTLHRLGIQAFEPVLVDGKAIKLHPLVCHAYNADFDGDQMAVHVPLTHAAQLECWTLMLSVTNLLDPANGKPIVYPSQDMVMGINYLTREMSGAPGEGKYYTSIGELEQAIDSGLLSYNAKIRFRFEDGTRLETTPGRVLFNAALPEGVPFQNTTMGDKELKALIGDTLKANDNSIAVDMLDSIKDLGYRYATFFGATIGLSDMIVPAGKAELMTKANLEQQKILDQYRQGHITQEERYNRVIEVWTQTNDLLTDELMKELKVSQKGFNPLFLMADSGARGSKTQIRQLGGMRGLMAKPSGDVIEFPIKSNFKEGLSIIEFFISTNGARKGLSDTALKTAEAGYLTRRLVDISQDVVVNEDDCHTINGIWRGALKDGDEIVENLADRIVGRCPVEDILHPFTREVIATANEEIDEITARKIEEAGIEQVLLKTVLTCEAKHGVCRKCYGRNLATNRPVVIGEAVGIIAAQSIGQPGTQLTMRTFHVGGTASTSSEESKLTFNYPIVIGAITGSRVIRESDKMEVFTRKGHIEYFRVNTIMDASSYDKLLVEDGHIVAKGTPFYEKDGEVVASEENGTVRIYESKVYLIGHSTTQVVKAGSELLVGSGDYLEPKTPLVTFDPFSEPVIAEEGGFSHFVDIKLGTTLVEEVNEETGNIEKKITEHSLESLQPRIEITSEEHGKGDILAVYLLPGGSYIQTQDNVKIDKGMILAKLLKEGTKTKDITGGLPRVGELFEARRPKNAAILAQVAGLISFGNIVKGKRTILVTDPFGNEYKHMVPMGRNLLVRDGDSVEAAEPLCDGSVDPHDILDILGENALQSFLVDEVQEVYRMQGVQINDKHLGVIVRQMLRKVEVVHVGDTNLIHGQQVDKYRFFEENDRVITEGGEPAVAQPLLLGITRASLSIDSFISAASFQETTKVLTNAAIAGSKDELRGLKENVIIGHLIPAGTGMRLYRDVKLKDEELLRLQQRVDAVKASRHQEMISDDEFDVEDLADMKSVGDTVDVDDSDED; from the coding sequence ATGAAGGAAATTCAAGATTTCGATAGCATCATGATAAAACTGGCTTCACCAGAACAGATCAGAGATTGGTCTTATGGTGAAGTGAAGAAGCCGGAGACGATCAACTACCGGACCTTGCGCCCAGAGCGCGATGGTCTGTTCTGTGAGAAAATCTTCGGTACCACCAAGGAGTGGGAGTGCTACTGCGGGAAGTTTAAATCGATTCGATACAAGGGTGTTATTTGTGACCGTTGTGGTGTTGAAGTAACCAACACCAAGGTCCGCCGTGAGCGTATGGGACACATCTCCCTGGCAGCTCCGGTATCACACATTTGGTACTACCGCTCGGTTCCCAGCCGAATGAGCATGTTGCTTGATATCTCCCGTAATGCACTGCAGAGTGTTCTCTACTATGAGAAGTATGTGGTTATCAATGCTGGGGATACCAGCTTGAAGCCCAAGCAGTTGCTCAGTGAAGAAGAGTTCTGGCAGGCCCGTGAGCAGTATGGTGACTCATTTGAGGCAGGTATGGGTGCAGAGGCAGTACGTAAATTGCTTGTGAACCTTGATCTTGAAGAGCTCAGCCGTGAACTGCGTGAACAGATGCGTCAGAAAGCCGACAAGGCTGACAAGCGCCTGCTCAAGCGAATTGAGGTATGTGAGAACTTCCGTGACAGCGGCAACCGCCCTGAATGGATGATTCTTACGGTAATTCCCGTTATTCCACCAGATCTGAGACCGATGGTCCAGCTCGATGGCGGAAGATTTGCAACCAGTGACCTCAATGATCTTTACCGTAGGGTCATTAACAGAAACAATCGTCTTGACCGTTTGGTCAAGCTTAATGCTCCTGATATCATCATCCGCAATGAAAAGCGTATGTTGCAGGAGGCTGTTGATGCGCTGTTTGACAACTCCAAGAGAAAGAGGGTGGTCAAGGGTGCAAGCAATAGGCCTCTCAAGAGCCTTTCAGACATGCTTAAGGGAAAACAGGGACGTTTCAGACAGAACCTGCTTGGAAAGCGTGTTGACTACTCAGGTCGTTCCGTTATCGTTGTCGGCCCAGAGCTTAGGATGCATCAGTGTGGCCTTCCTTCCAAGATGGCCCTTGAACTGTACAAGCCTTTCATCATGAAGAAGTTGGTACAGGATGGTGTTGTCTACAATATTAAGAAGGCAAAGAGCCTGGTCGAGGAAGAGACGGATGCCGTCTGGTCGATTCTTGACGATGTCGTCAAGGACCACCCTGTATTGCTCAACCGTGCACCTACGCTTCACCGTCTTGGTATACAGGCCTTTGAGCCGGTATTGGTTGACGGCAAAGCCATCAAGTTGCACCCATTGGTATGTCATGCATACAATGCTGACTTCGACGGTGACCAGATGGCTGTGCACGTACCATTGACTCATGCCGCCCAGTTGGAATGCTGGACCTTGATGCTCTCGGTTACCAACCTTCTTGACCCTGCAAATGGTAAACCAATCGTATATCCTTCACAGGATATGGTCATGGGTATCAACTATCTGACCCGTGAGATGAGTGGCGCACCTGGAGAGGGCAAGTACTATACCAGTATTGGTGAGTTGGAACAGGCAATTGATAGTGGTCTGCTCTCCTACAATGCAAAGATTCGCTTTAGATTCGAGGATGGTACCCGTTTGGAGACAACTCCAGGAAGGGTATTGTTCAATGCAGCACTCCCAGAAGGCGTTCCTTTCCAGAACACTACAATGGGTGATAAGGAGTTGAAGGCTCTTATCGGTGATACACTGAAGGCGAATGACAACTCAATTGCTGTTGATATGCTTGATTCCATCAAGGACCTCGGATATCGATATGCAACTTTCTTTGGTGCTACCATTGGTCTCTCTGACATGATCGTACCTGCTGGAAAGGCTGAGCTCATGACCAAGGCCAATCTTGAGCAGCAGAAGATTCTTGACCAGTATCGTCAGGGACATATCACTCAGGAAGAACGGTACAACAGGGTCATTGAGGTTTGGACACAGACCAATGACTTGCTGACCGATGAGTTGATGAAGGAATTGAAGGTCAGCCAGAAGGGCTTCAACCCGCTCTTCCTCATGGCAGACTCAGGTGCTCGTGGATCGAAGACCCAGATCAGGCAGCTCGGTGGTATGCGTGGTTTGATGGCAAAGCCAAGTGGTGATGTTATCGAATTCCCCATTAAATCGAACTTCAAGGAAGGATTGTCGATCATCGAGTTCTTCATCTCCACCAATGGTGCTCGTAAGGGCCTTTCCGATACCGCATTGAAGACTGCTGAGGCAGGGTACCTCACCCGTCGTCTGGTTGATATCAGCCAAGACGTTGTGGTCAATGAGGATGACTGTCACACCATCAATGGTATCTGGCGTGGAGCACTCAAGGATGGTGATGAAATCGTTGAGAACCTTGCAGACCGCATTGTAGGGCGCTGTCCGGTAGAGGATATCTTGCATCCATTTACCCGTGAAGTTATCGCCACTGCAAATGAGGAAATTGACGAGATTACTGCCCGAAAGATTGAGGAAGCTGGTATTGAACAGGTCCTCCTGAAGACGGTGCTCACCTGTGAGGCTAAGCATGGCGTATGCCGTAAGTGCTATGGTCGTAACCTTGCCACAAACCGGCCGGTAGTAATCGGTGAGGCTGTAGGTATCATCGCTGCCCAGTCGATTGGTCAGCCGGGTACCCAGCTTACCATGCGTACGTTCCACGTTGGTGGTACTGCTTCTACCAGTTCCGAGGAGAGCAAGCTCACCTTCAACTATCCGATTGTCATCGGCGCCATTACTGGCTCAAGGGTTATCCGTGAGAGTGATAAGATGGAAGTGTTCACCCGTAAGGGACATATCGAATATTTCCGAGTGAATACCATCATGGATGCATCCTCCTACGACAAGCTTCTTGTTGAAGATGGCCATATTGTAGCCAAGGGTACTCCGTTCTATGAAAAGGACGGGGAAGTGGTTGCAAGTGAAGAGAACGGAACTGTCAGAATATATGAGTCCAAGGTTTATTTGATCGGGCATTCCACCACACAGGTGGTGAAGGCTGGTTCAGAGCTCTTGGTGGGGAGTGGGGACTATTTGGAACCAAAAACTCCGCTCGTGACATTCGACCCGTTCAGTGAGCCGGTTATTGCCGAAGAGGGAGGATTCTCCCACTTTGTTGATATCAAGCTGGGAACCACGTTGGTTGAAGAGGTAAATGAGGAAACCGGTAACATCGAGAAGAAGATTACCGAGCATAGCCTCGAGTCCTTGCAGCCTCGTATTGAAATTACCAGTGAGGAACATGGAAAGGGAGATATTCTTGCAGTCTACTTGTTGCCTGGTGGATCCTATATCCAGACCCAGGACAATGTGAAGATTGACAAGGGTATGATTCTCGCCAAGTTGCTTAAAGAAGGGACCAAAACGAAGGATATTACCGGTGGTCTTCCCCGTGTTGGTGAGTTGTTTGAGGCACGCCGGCCGAAGAACGCTGCAATCCTTGCTCAGGTTGCTGGCTTGATCAGCTTTGGCAATATTGTAAAGGGTAAGCGTACCATCTTGGTAACTGACCCGTTCGGTAATGAGTACAAGCATATGGTACCAATGGGAAGAAACCTGTTGGTCCGTGATGGTGATTCTGTCGAAGCTGCTGAGCCATTGTGTGATGGATCTGTCGATCCCCATGACATCCTCGATATTCTTGGAGAGAATGCACTGCAGTCCTTCCTCGTGGATGAGGTCCAGGAAGTCTATCGAATGCAGGGAGTACAGATCAACGACAAGCACTTGGGAGTTATTGTCAGGCAGATGCTGCGCAAGGTCGAGGTGGTCCATGTTGGTGATACCAATTTGATCCACGGCCAGCAGGTGGATAAGTATCGGTTCTTCGAGGAGAATGACCGGGTGATTACCGAAGGTGGTGAGCCTGCTGTTGCACAGCCACTGCTACTTGGTATTACTCGAGCGTCCTTGAGTATCGACTCATTCATCAGTGCGGCGTCCTTCCAGGAGACAACCAAGGTCTTGACAAATGCAGCAATAGCTGGTAGTAAAGATGAGTTGCGTGGTTTGAAAGAGAACGTCATTATCGGTCACCTGATTCCTGCGGGAACTGGTATGCGCCTTTATCGCGATGTTAAACTCAAGGATGAGGAGTTGCTGAGACTGCAGCAGAGAGTTGATGCAGTAAAGGCTTCACGACACCAAGAGATGATTTCAGACGATGAATTTGACGTTGAAGATTTGGCAGACATGAAATCCGTGGGTGATACCGTGGATGTGGACGATTCCGACGAGGATTGA
- the rpsL gene encoding 30S ribosomal protein S12 translates to MPTINQLIRKGRKTIVQKTKSPALEGCPQKRGVCTRVMTVTPKKPNSALRKVARVRLSNGIEVTAYIPGIGHNLQEHSVVLLRGGRVKDLPGVRYHIVRGAKDTLGVADRKRSRSKYGAKKPKA, encoded by the coding sequence ATGCCTACTATTAATCAGCTGATCAGAAAGGGTAGAAAGACCATTGTCCAGAAGACAAAGTCCCCAGCCCTCGAAGGTTGTCCCCAGAAGCGTGGTGTATGCACCAGGGTCATGACCGTAACCCCGAAGAAGCCGAACTCTGCTTTGAGAAAGGTCGCACGTGTGCGACTTTCCAATGGTATTGAAGTTACCGCCTATATCCCCGGTATCGGACATAACCTGCAGGAGCACTCGGTAGTACTCCTTCGTGGTGGAAGGGTCAAGGACCTTCCCGGTGTTCGCTATCACATTGTTCGTGGTGCCAAGGATACCCTTGGTGTCGCAGATCGTAAGAGAAGCCGCTCCAAATACGGCGCCAAGAAGCCTAAGGCTTGA
- the rpsG gene encoding 30S ribosomal protein S7 — MSRRTTAPVREVLPDPVYGSVIVEKFIRRMMYDGKKSLSTRIIYNAMLTIGEKTGEKPLDVFLKALDNVKPVVEVKSRRVGGATYQVPVEIRENRREALAMRWIIAAARSRNGHSMAEKLGAELLDAYQNTGSAFKKKEDTHRMAEANKAFSHYRW; from the coding sequence ATGTCTAGAAGAACTACTGCTCCCGTCAGGGAAGTGTTGCCGGATCCCGTATATGGGAGTGTCATTGTTGAGAAGTTCATCCGTCGCATGATGTACGATGGAAAGAAGTCTCTCAGCACCAGAATTATTTACAATGCCATGTTGACCATTGGTGAGAAGACCGGTGAAAAACCGCTTGATGTTTTCCTCAAGGCTTTGGACAATGTAAAGCCGGTTGTTGAGGTTAAGAGCCGCCGTGTTGGTGGTGCAACCTATCAGGTTCCTGTGGAGATTCGTGAGAATCGCCGTGAGGCTCTTGCAATGCGCTGGATTATCGCCGCTGCTCGTTCCCGTAATGGGCACAGCATGGCCGAGAAGCTTGGTGCTGAGCTCCTGGATGCCTACCAGAATACCGGTTCTGCCTTCAAGAAGAAGGAAGATACCCACAGAATGGCAGAGGCCAACAAGGCTTTCAGTCATTACCGTTGGTAA
- the tuf gene encoding elongation factor Tu, with translation MAKEKFQRTKPHVNVGTIGHVDHGKTTLTAAITMHCAKLFGDKALAYDSIDNAPEEKERGITINTRHVEYQSTNRHYAHVDCPGHADYIKNMITGAAQMDGAIIVVAATDGAMAQTKEHILLARQVGVPCLIVFINKTDQVDDPELIDLVEEEMRDLLNEYGFDGANTPVVRGSAFNAMSNPDDPEQTKCLDELLDAMDNFIPLPERAVDQPFLMPIEDIFSISGRGTVVTGRIERGIIKVNEPASIVGIRETRDTVVTGVEMFNKLLDEGQAGDNIGALLRGVDKKDVVRGQVLAKPKSINPHAKFSGTVYVLSKDEGGRHSPFFSGYRPQFYFRTTDITGTVNLPEDKQMVLPGDHTDINVELIHPVAMDKGLRFAIREGGRTVASGQVTEIVE, from the coding sequence ATGGCAAAAGAGAAATTTCAGAGGACGAAGCCACACGTAAACGTAGGCACCATCGGTCACGTTGACCATGGTAAGACTACCCTTACCGCAGCAATTACCATGCACTGTGCAAAGCTGTTTGGCGATAAGGCACTTGCTTACGATTCAATCGACAACGCCCCTGAGGAAAAAGAGCGTGGTATTACCATTAACACCAGACACGTTGAGTATCAGTCTACTAATAGGCACTACGCACACGTTGACTGCCCGGGACACGCTGACTACATCAAGAACATGATCACCGGTGCTGCACAGATGGACGGCGCCATCATCGTCGTTGCAGCAACTGACGGTGCTATGGCACAGACCAAAGAGCACATCCTGCTCGCACGCCAGGTTGGTGTACCTTGCTTGATCGTTTTCATCAACAAGACTGACCAGGTTGACGATCCTGAATTGATCGACCTCGTTGAAGAAGAAATGCGCGACCTGCTCAATGAGTATGGCTTCGACGGTGCTAATACTCCTGTCGTTCGCGGTTCTGCTTTCAATGCAATGAGCAATCCTGATGATCCTGAACAGACCAAGTGCCTTGACGAGCTACTTGATGCAATGGATAACTTCATTCCGCTTCCGGAGCGTGCTGTTGACCAGCCCTTCTTGATGCCGATTGAGGATATCTTCTCCATCTCCGGCCGTGGTACTGTTGTTACCGGTCGTATCGAACGCGGTATCATCAAGGTCAACGAACCTGCTTCAATTGTTGGTATCCGTGAAACCCGTGACACTGTTGTTACTGGTGTTGAGATGTTCAACAAGTTGCTCGACGAAGGTCAGGCTGGTGATAACATCGGCGCACTGCTTCGTGGTGTTGACAAGAAGGACGTTGTTCGCGGCCAGGTTTTGGCAAAGCCTAAGTCCATCAATCCCCACGCCAAGTTCTCCGGTACTGTATACGTACTGAGCAAGGACGAGGGTGGTCGTCACTCCCCATTCTTCAGCGGCTATCGCCCGCAGTTCTATTTCCGCACCACTGACATCACTGGTACGGTAAACCTGCCTGAAGACAAGCAGATGGTACTGCCTGGGGATCACACCGACATCAATGTCGAACTCATTCACCCTGTTGCCATGGACAAGGGACTCCGCTTCGCTATCCGCGAAGGTGGTAGAACCGTTGCTTCCGGTCAGGTTACCGAGATCGTTGAATAA